The genome window CCCGGCGAACAGCCGGCCTGGACGCTCACCGACACCGGAACCGACGCCCGCTTCCGCGGACTTGCCGCCGTCAGCCGTCGCACCGCCTGGGTCGCGGGCTCCGGGGGCACGGTGCTGCGCACGTCCGACGGCGGCCGGCACTGGCACGACGTGTCACCGCCCGGTGCGGCCGGGGAGGCGCTGGAGTTCCGCGACATCGAGGCCTTCGACGCCCGGCGCGCGGTGGCTCTGGCCATCGGCGAGGGCGAGGCCTCCCGGGTGTTCCGCACGGAAGACGGGGGAGCGACCTGGACGGAGTCGTTCCGCAACACCGACGCGCGCGCCTTCTACGACTGCCTCACCTTCTTCGACAGCCGGCACGGACTGGCGATGAGCGATCCCGTGGACGGGAAGTACCGCATCCTCTCCACCGCGGACGGCGGCCGTAGCTGGCGGGTACTGCCCACCGGGGGCATGCCGCAGGCACAGACCGGTGAGGCCGGATTCGCGGCCAGCGGCCAGTGCCTGGTCTCGTCGGGCCCCCGGGACGTCTGGCTGGCGACCGGCGGCGCCGCCACCGCACGGGTGCTGCACTCCGCCGACCGCGGGCTGACCTGGACCGCGGCCGGATCGACGATCCCGGCCGGCGACCCGGCCCGCGGCGTCTTCGGCCTGGCCTTCCGGGACCGCCACCACGGCATCGCGGTCGGCGGCGACTACCGGGCCGGGGAGCCGTCGCCGGACGCCGCGGCCGTGACCGGCGACGGCGGCCGCACCTGGCGGCAGGCCGCCGCCCCGCCGACCGCCTACCGCTCGGGTGTGGCCTGGCTGCCGCACAGCAGGTCCGGCGCGCTGGCGGTCGGCCCGACCGGCACCGACCTCACGACGGACGGCGGCCGTACCTGGCGCACGGTCGACACCGGGTCGTACGACACCGTCGACTGCACACCGGACGGCGGCTGCTGGGCCGCGGGCGAGAAGGGACGAGTGGCGCACGCGGGGCGCTGAGCCTGTTGCGCACGTCCCCGGCCCGCCCGGGGGCGTGCGACGCGGGCGGGATGCTCTCCGCTACCCGGGCAACTGCTGGCGGTACGGCGCGAGTTCGTCCGCGGTCTTCGTCGCGATGAACTCGGTGATCCGGTACGCGCACACGCCCTGTGCCGTGAACGGGTCCTCCGCGATTATCTTCTCGATCAGCGCGCGGTCGTCCCCGACGGCCAGGATCACCCCTCCGTCCCGCGGATTCTTGCGGCCCGACGCGATGAACACCCCGGCCGCGTACTGCGTGTCCAGCCAGGCGACATGGTCCTTCAGCAGCGCGTCGACGCGCTCGACGGGTGCGGTGTAGGTCAACTCCAGTACGAACATGATCGCCAGGCTACGGGACGGGGCCCGACGCACTTTGGGCCCGTCCCGCCGGCGGTCCCGCCGCCGAACCGGCCGCCGGACGCGCAGCCTTTAGACTCGGCGGCACCATGACAAGCCTTCCGATGCCCGCCGACGAGGCCGAAGCCCGAGCCGTCCAGGACACCCTGCGCGCCCGCGTGGTGCTCGACGAACCCGGCCCGCCGCCCGGCACCGGCCGGGTCACGGGGGTCGACGTCGCCTACGACGACGAGCGCGACGTCGTCGTCGCGGCAGCGGTCGTCCTCGACGCGGCGACGCTCGACGTGGTCGCCGAGACCACCGCCGTCGGCCGGGTCACCTTCCCGTACATCCCCGGCCTCCTCGCCTTCCGGGAGATCCCGACCGTGCTGGCCGCGCTCGAAACCCTGCCGGTCGACCCCGGACTCGTGATCTGTGACGGATACGGCCGGGCGCACCCGCGCCGCTTCGGACTCGCCAGCCACCTCGGGGTGCTCACCGGTCTCCCGGTGATCGGCGTCGCCAAGAACCCGTTCACCTTCTCGTACGAGCAACCGGGCCCCCACCGCGGCGACCGGTCGCCGCTGCTCGACGGCGAGGAGGAAGTGGGCCGGGCGCTGCGCACCCAGGAGGGCGTCAAACCCGTCTTCGTCTCCGTCGGGCACCGGACGGGCCTGGACAACGCCTGCGCCCACACCCTGCTGCTGGCCCGTGACTTCCGTCAGCCGGAAACCACCCGCAGGGCCGACTCGCTCTGCCGGCAGGCCCTGCGGGAGGCGACCGCCTGAGTACGCGTACGGATACCGTTTGCCGATCATGACCGGCAAGCTGGTACACATGAACGAACATCGAACGTCCACACGACCCGGCACCGTCTATCTCGCTCAGCGCCGGGTCGCGGTGGGGATGACACTCGGCATGGTCGCGGGAGCGGTCTGGGCCGTCTCGATGATCTGCACGCTGGTGTCCTGGGCGCTCTGAGCCCGCAGGGCACAGCCGCCCCCGCCCGGCACGGCTACTTGTGCTGGTCCGGCCCCTGGGCGTTGAGCAGTGCGCGCCAGGTGCTCTCGTCCCCGACGCCCGTCGCCGGCAGATTCCGCGACTCCTGGAACTCCTTCAGCGACCGCATGGTCGCGAGGGTGTACGTACCGGTGCTGTCGGTCGGCACCCCGGAGTGGTGCAGCAGGTACTGCACGGCCGTGACGGCGTCGGGCTTCGTCGTGCGCGAGTCGACCGTGATGATCAGCAACGGCCAGGTGTCCTTGCCGACCTTGCCGTCCGGGGTCAGGCCGTGAGCGGACTGGAACTTCTTCACGGCCTCCGCCGTGGCCGGACCGTAGTCGGCGTCGACCTTCACGTCGAAGCCGTTCGCCCGCAGCAGCAATTGCACCGTACGTGCCTTCCAGAGCACATTGCCCTTGCGGGCCAAGGGCCAGTCCCTGCCTTCCGACGGCCGGTCCGACACGTTCGCCGTGGCCTTGGCATCGCTCTGTCCCGCGGTCGGGACCACCCACCACGCGATGCAGCCGAGCGCGAGGAGGAGAAGCGACGCGACGGCCAGGGCCGGGAACTTGACGGGGGAACGGTCCCACCAGCGGGGGGCCGCACCGCGACCGTCGGCCGGCCCGGCGGGGGCGGGCGCCGCCGAGGCCGTGGCCGCCGGGCGTCTGCCGGCCGCCGCGTCCGCCAGGGCACAGGCCCGGACCAGTTCGTCGTCCGGAGCCCGCAGCACCGCGTGCAGCTGCTCGACGATCCTGCGCGGAGCGTTGGAGGCGTGAGCGGGATTCAGATAGCGCGACAGGGTGGTCTGGTCGACCCCCAGCCGCTTGGCGAGGGACTGCTGGGTGGGTTTCTCGCGGCCGTCGCGCGCCGACGATTCCCACCAGTTCCTCAGTAACCCGGCGAGCGCCCGTCCCGGCTGCTCCTCGCGACCCGCCACAGTGTTGTCCGTCATGGTTCTTCCCCGACTCTCTGTGTGCATAGCCGCAGGTCAGCGCTGTGCATCGGGAGCATGCCCGGGTGCTACGACCTGCGGGACGCAGATCGTAGTGAAAGCGCCGCCGCGCGCGGCACGGCCGAGGAGCCATCGAAGCGGTGCCGCTGCCCGCACACCCGGGGAACGAGGAGATCCGAGCGCGCGTCGGACATCACCCGAACGAGTGCGCGTCGCCCCGGGCTCCGGCTCAGCGGGCCGACGCGACCCGGAAGCGCAGACCGGCCGAGCGCAGCCGCTCCAGCAGCGCGTCACCCATCGCGGCGGCCGTGGTGACCTGCCCCGACGTCGGGGGGAGCTCGTCCAGGGCGAGACAGAGCGCGGACTGGGCGAGCATCTTCGCCGTCTCGTCGTAGCCGGGGTCGCCGCCCGAGACCTCGGTGAGGACCCGGTGCCCGCCGCCCGCACCGACGAAGCGCACGGTGAACCAGCTGCGCCGCCGGCGCTCCGCGTCCGGTCCCTTGCCCGGCTCGTACCGGTCCATCAGCCAGGACCGGGACGCCGGGAGCTGCGCGGCACCCAGGAGGGCGCCCACCGCGGCCGTACCGCCGAGGGCCACCGGCAGATGCCGCACCGAGGCGAAGTGGCGGTAGCGGAAGTCGGGGCCGTAGCGGGCGAGTGCCCGCGCCGAGCGCTCGACGACCTGCGGGTCCAGTGTCGGCAGCGGGATCGCCCAGGTGCCGGTCTCCGTGCTGAAGTGCGGAGTGCCGAACGGGGCACGGGCCCGGCGGGCGACCAGCCGCGGTTCGTGCAGCCGGCGTTCCCGGGCCGCGCGCAGCATCGATGGGCCGCGGCCCATCGCGGTGAGCGCCGAGGCGAACGTACCGCCGGAGAAGACGGCGTTGCTGCGCACGAAGCCGTCGACGGTCAGCGGCACGTCCTGCGGCAGCTGCTGGACGGTGAAGTACACCCCGAGGTCGTGCGGTACGGAGTCGAAACCGCAGGCGTGCACGATCCGGGCCCCGGTCTCGCGGGCCCGCGCGTCGTGCTCCAGATACATCCGGTCCACGAACTCCGCCTCACCGGTGAGGTCCGCGTAGTCCGTCCCCGCCTCGGCGCAGGCCGCGACCAGCTTCTCGCCGTACCAGACGTACGGGCCGACCGTCGTGGCCACCACATGGGCGGATTCAGCGAGTTCGCGCAGCGCGTGCTCGTCGTCGGCGTCGGCGTGCAGGAGCGGGAGGTCCGCGCAGCGCGGGTCGATCGCGGCGAGACGTTCGCGCAGGTGCTCCAGCTTGGCCCGGTCGCGTCCGGCCAGGGCCCAACGGCAGTCGGAGGGTGCGTGGGCGGCGAGATATTCGGCGGTGAGGGAGCCCACGAAGCCGGTGGCGCCGAAGAGGACCACGTCATAGGGGCGTTGTGCCCCGTTCTGCCTGTTCACGAGTGCCTCCGCGGGGGGCCGGTGCCGATGTGGCAGGCAGAGGCTAGCGGAGGGGTTCGTGGCGGTGTGCGGCAGGGCGGGCCCGGTGGGGGAGGATCCCGGAGAAGGAACTAAGCGCTTGCTCGGCCAAAAGGGTTGTGCGGAGCGCGGTGCGTTCTTAGCATCATCGATGTTACATCAGTTGTGTCATACCGCTGGGGGCTTGATGGCAACGACAGAGCACGGCTCGCACGGCCCGCTGACAGGGGTGCGGGTGGTCGAACTGGCCGGCATCGGACCCGGTCCGTTCGCCGCGATGCTCCTGGCCGACCTCGGCGCCGATGTCGTCAGGGTCGACCGGCCCGGCGGCGCGGGGCTGGGCATCGACCCCGCGTACGACCTCACCAACCGCAACAAACGCTCCGTGCTCGTCGACCTCAAGGCCGAGAACGGTGCCGCCGCGGTGCTCGACCTGGTCGAGCGCGCCGACATCCTGATCGAGGGCTACCGGCCGGGCGTCGCCGAACGGCTCGGCGTCGGCCCCGACGTCGCGCTGGCCCGCAATCCGCAGCTCGTGTACGGGCGGATGACCGGCTGGGGCCAGGACGGACCGCTCGCCGAACGGGCCGGGCACGACATCGCCTACATCGCGCTCACCGGCACCCTCTCCATGATCGGCAAGCCCGGCGAGCCGCCCACCGTCCCGGCCAATCTCGTCGGCGACTACGCGGGCGGCTCGCTCTATCTCGTCGTCGGCGTGCTCGCCGCCCTCCAGCACGCCCGCACCCCCGGCGGCCGGGGCCAGGTCGTGGACGCGGCCATCGTCGACGGCGCCGCCCATCTCGCCACGATGATCCACGGAATGCTCGCGGCCGGCGGCTGGCAGGACCGGCGCGGCGCCAACCTCCTGGACGGCGGCTGCCCGTTCTACGGTACGTACGAGACGGCCGACGGCCAGTACATGGCGGTCGGGCCGCTGGAGCAGCGGTTCTACGACGAGTTCGGCCGGCTCCTCGGACTCGGGGACGAAGCCCCGGACCGGGGCGACATCACCCGGTGGGAGGAACTGCGCACCGTCGTCGCCGACCGGTTCAGGACCCGTACGCGTGCCGAGTGGACCGAGGTGTTCGAGGGATCGGACGCCTGCGTCGCACCCGTCCTCTCGCTCCGCGAGGCGCCCCACCACCCGCACATCGCCGCCCGCTCCACCTTCGTCGAGCACGGCGGGCTCACCCAGCCCGCGCCGGCACCGCGCTTCTCCGCGACCCCCGTCTCCGTACGCGGCGGCCCCGCGCGACCCGGCGCGGACAACGAGGCCGTCGCCGCCGACTGGGGCGTACCCGGCATCGCCGGGCCGGAGTGACGATGCCCGACGCGACCCCCGCCGGGCCCGGACCGGTCCGGCCCGTCTCCACCGTCAAGAACCGTTCCCAGGAGGACCGCAGTGCAGCGGCAGATCTTCACCGAAGAGCACGACGCGTTCCGCGAGACCGTGCGCACCTTCCTCAGCAAGGAGGTCCTCCCGCACTACGAGCAGTGGGAGAAGGACGGCATCGTCTCGCGCGAGGCCTGGCGCGCGGCCGGCCGTCAGGGGCTGCTGGGTCTCGCCGTACCCGAGGAGTACGGGGGCGGCGGCAACACCGACTTCCGCTACAGTGCGGTTCTCGCCGAGGAGTTCACCCGGGCCGGTACGCCCGGCCTCGCGCTCGGGCTGCACAACGACATCATCGGCCCCTACCTCACGGGTCTCGGCACCAGCGAGCAGAAGCGCCGCTGGCTGCCCGGCTTCTGCAGCGGCGAGACCATCACCGCCATCGCCATGACCGAACCCGGCGCGGGCTCCGACCTCCAGGGCATCCGCACCACCGCCGAGGACATGGGCGACCACTGGCTGCTCAACGGGTCCAAGACCTTCATCTCCAACGGCATCCTCGCCGACCTCGTGGTCGTCGTCGCGAAGACCACCCCGGAGGGCGGCGCGAAGGGGCTCTCGCTGGTCGTTGTCGAACGCGGCGCGGACGGCTTCGAGCGCGGTCGCAACCTCGACAAGATCGGGCAGAAGTCCCAGGACACCGCGGAGCTGTTCTTCAACGACGTCCGCGTCCCCAAGAAGAACCTGCTCGGCGAGCGGGACGGCGCCTTCATCCACCTGATGACCAACCTCGCGCAGGAACGGATGGGCATAGCGGTGGCAGGGATCGCCGCCGCGGAACACCTGCTGGAGATCACCACGCGGTACGTCAAGGAGCGCGAGGCCTTCGGACGCCCGCTCTCCAAGCTCCAGCACATCAGGTTCGAGATCGCCGAGATGGCCACCGAGTGCGCCGTCACCCGTACCTTCCTCGACCGCTGCATCGTCGACCACTCCGACGGGACCCTCGACGCCGTGCACGCCTCGATGGCCAAGTGGTGGGCCACCGAACTGCAGAAGCGTGTCGCCGACCGCTGCCTCCAGCTGCACGGCGGATACGGCTACATGTCGGAGTACCCGGTCGCCAGGGCGTTCACCGACGGCCGCATCCAGACCATCTACGGCGGCACGACCGAGATCATGAAGGAGATCATCGGCCGCTCACTGCTCGCCTGACCCCGTCGCACAACCACCCTCGAAAGGCTGCTGTCTTGAGTACCGAAGCGTTCGTCTACGACGCGATCCGCACCCCGCGCGGCCGCGGCAAGGCCAATGGCGCCCTGCACGGCACCAAGCCGATCGACCTCGTCGTCGGCCTCATCCACGAAATCCGCGGCCGCTTCCCCGGCCTCGACCCGGCGGCCATCGACGACATCGTCCTCGGCGTGGTCAGCCCGCTCGGCGACCAGGGCTCCGACATCGCCCGGATCGCCGCCATCGCGGCCGGCCTCCCGGACACCGTCGCCGGCGTCCAGGAGAACCGCTTCTGTGCCTCGGGTCTGGAGGCCGTCAACCTGGCCGCCGCCAAGGTCCGTTCGGGCTGGGAGGACCTCGTCCTCGCGGGCGGCGTCGAGTCGATGTCCCGGGTCCCGATGGGCTCCGACGGCGGCGCCTGGGCGATGGACCCGATGACCAACTTCGAGACCGGCTTCGCCCCGCAGGGCGTCGGCGCCGACCTCATCGCCACCATCGAGGGCTTCTCCCGCCGCGACGTCGACGAGTTCGCCGCACTCTCCCAGGAACGCGCCGCCGAAGCGTGGAAGGACGGCCGCTTCGCGCGTTCCGTCGTCCCCGTCAAGGACCGCAACGGCCTCGTTGTGCTCGACCACGACGAGCACATGCGGCCCGGCACCACCGCCGACTCCCTCGCCGCGCTCAAGCCCTCCTTCGCCACGATCGGCGAGATGGGCGGCTTCGACGCGGTGGCGCTGCAGAAGTACCACTGGGTCGAGAAGATCGACCACGTCCACCACGCGGGCAACTCCTCCGGCATCGTCGACGGCGCCGCGCTCGTCGCGATCGGCAACCAGGAGGTCGGCGAGCGCTACGGACTCGCTCCGCGCGCCCGGATCATCTCCGCCGCCGTCTCCGGCTCCGAGCCGACCATCATGCTGACCGGCCCCGCGCCCGCCACCCGCAAGGCCCTCGCCAAGGCCGGGCTGACCATCGACGACATCGACCTCGTCGAGATCAACGAGGCGTTCGCCGGAGTCGTGCTCCGCTTCGCCAGGGACATGGGGCTCCCGCTCGACAAGATCAACGTCAACGGCGGCGCCATCGCCCTCGGCCACCCGCTCGGCGCCACCGGCGCGATGATCCTCGGCACCCTCATCGACGAACTGGAACGCCGCGACCAGCGGTACGGCCTCGCCACCCTCTGCGTCGGCGGCGGCATGGGCATCGCCACCGTCATCGAGCGTCTCTGACCGTCCCCGGCCACCCCTGCTTACGGAGAAGAAGAGCACATGACCGAGAGCACGACCATCCGCTGGGAACAGGACGAGACCGGCGTCGTCACCCTCGTACTCGACGACCCCGCCCAGTCCGCCAACACGATGAACCAGGCCTTCAAGGACTCCATCGCGGCCATCGCCGACCGCGCCGAGGCCGAGAAGGACTCCATCCGCGGCATCATCTACACCTCCGCCAAGAAGACCTTCTTCGCAGGCGGCGACCTCAAGGACATGATCAAGGTCGGCCCCGGGAACGCCCAGCAGGCCTTCGACACCGGCACCGCCATCAAGAACTCGCTGCGCCGCATCGAGACCCTCGGCAAGCCCGTCGTCGCCGCCATCAACGGCGCGGCGCTCGGCGGCGGTTACGAGATCGCGCTCGCCTCGCACCACCGCGTCGCCCTCGACACGCCCGGCTCCCGGATCGGCCTGCCCGAGGTCACCCTCGGCCTGCTGCCCGCAGGCGGCGGCGTCACCCGCACCGTACGCCTCATGGGCATCGCCGACGCGCTGCTGAAGGTCCTCCTCCAGGGCACCCAGTACACCCCGCAGCGCGCCCTGGAGAACGGTCTGGTCCACGAGGTCGCCGCCACCCGGGAGGAGATGCTCGAAAAGGCCCGCGCCTTCATCGACGCGAACCCCGAGTCCCAGCAGCCCTGGGACGTCAAGGGATACCGGATCCCCGGCGGCACCCCGTCCAACCCCAAGTTCGCCGCCAACCTGCCGGCCTTCCCGTCCAACCTGAAGAAGCAGCTCGCGGGCGCCCCGATGCCCGCGCCCCGCAACATCCTGGCCGCCGCCGTCGAGGGTTCCCAGGTCGACTTCGAGACCGCGCTGACCATCGAGGCCCGCTACTTCACCGAGCTGGTCACCGGCCAGGTCGCGAAGAACATGATCCAGGCGTTCTTCTTCGACCTCCAGGCCGTCAACTCCGGTGCCAGTCGCCCCAAGGGGATCGAGGAGCGCCAGGTCGACAAGGTCGCCGTCCTCGGCGCCGGGATGATGGGCGCGGGCATCGCGTACTCCTGTGCCCGCGCCGGCATCGAGGTCGTGCTCAAGGACGTCTCCACCGAGGCCGCGGCCAAGGGCAAGGCGTACAGCGAGAAGCTCCTCGACAAGGCGCTCTCCCGGGGCCGCACCACCGAGGCCAAGCGTGACGAGCTGCTGGCCCGGATCACCCCGACCGGCGACCCGGCCGACCTGGCGGGCTGCGACGCCGTCATCGAGGCCGTCTTCGAGGACACCGCGCTCAAGCACAAGGTGTTCCAGGAGATCCAGGACATCATCGAGCCGGACGCCCTGCTCTGCTCCAACACCTCGACCCTGCCCATCACCGTCCTGGCCGAAGGCGTCTCGCGCCCGGCCGACTTCATCGGGCTGCACTTCTTCTCGCCCGTGGACAAGATGCCGCTGGTCGAGATCATCAAGGGCGAGCAGACCGGCGACGAAGCCCTGGCCCGTGCCTTCGACCTGGTCCGCCGGATCAAGAAGACCCCGATCGTCGTCAACGACTCGCGCGGCTTCTTCACCTCGCGGGTCATCGGCCAGTTCATCAACGAGGGCGTCGCCATGGTCGGCGAGGGCGTCGAACCGGCGTCCATCGAGCAGGCCGCGGCACAGTCCGGCTACCCGGCCAAGGTGCTCTCCCTGATGGACGAGCTGACCCTCACCCTGCCCCGCAAGATCCGCAACGAGACCCGGCGGGCCGTCGAGGAGGCCGGCGGCACCTGGGCCGGACACCCGTCGGACGCGGTCATCGACCGGATGGTCGACGAGTTCGGCCGACCGGGACGCAGCGGTGGCGCCGGCTTCTACGAGTACGACGAGAACGGCAGGCGGACCCGTCTGTGGCCCGGACTGCGGGAGCACTTCGCCAAGCCCGACACCGACATCCCCTTCATCGACATGAAGGAGCGGATGCTGTTCTCCGAGGCCCTGGACAGCGTCCGCTGCCTGGAGGAGAACGTCCTCGTCTCCGTGGCCGACGCCAACATCGGCTCCATCATGGGCATCGGCTTCCCGCCGTGGACCGGCGGCGTGCTCCAGTACATCAACGGTTACGAGGGCGGCCTGCCCGGCTTCGTCGCCCGCGCCCGGGAGCTCGCGGAGCGGTACGGCGACCGCTTCCTGCCGCCCGCGCTCCTCGTGGAGAAGGCGGGGAAGGGCGAGACCTTCCACGACTGACGCCCACCCCGCGGGCCGCGTTCACTCCGCCGTGAACGCGGCCCGCAGCTCCTCCTTCAGCGACCGCTGGAACGCGGTCACCAGCGCCTGCAGCACCATCGGCTGCATATGGGCCGACAGCGACTTCATCACCGCCACGTGCTCAGGGTCCGACTCCCGCTCCCGGTACGGACCCCACACCTCGTCCCGGAACAGTCGGGTCAGCTCCTGCGCGGCGGACCGGGAGTGCTCCAGCAGCACCGTCCGGGCGGCCAGGATCGTCTCGTGCGCGATCGGCACGCCGAGCAGCTCGACCCCGAGCCGCAGCAGCCCCGGGTCCACCCGGTACCTGCCGTCGACCGGCTCCGCGCCCTCCAGCACCCCCATCGCGGCCAGCCGCGCGATGTCCTGCTCGGTCAGCGCCCGGCCGGCCCGCCGCTCCAGCTCCGCCCGCGTCGCGTCCTCCGCCGAGTCCGGTGCCCAGGACGCCACCAGGGCCCGGTGGATCGCCAGGTCGTGCGCGCTCAGGTCAGGCGGCAGCTGCTCCAGATAGCGTTCGATCGCGGCCAGTGTCATGCCCTGGTGCTGGAGCTCCTCGATGAGCGCCAGCCGGGACAGGTGGTCGTGTCCGTAGTGCCCCACCCGGCGCGGTCCGATGACCGGGGGCGGCAGCAGCCCGCGGGTGCTGTAGAAACGCACCGTGCGCACGGTCACCCCGGCGCGCGCCGCCAGCTCGTCGACGGTGAGCGTAGGCTCCTCGGCCCCGGTCGCCATATCTGCTCCTCGTGTCCGGCCCTGAGGGGTGAGCCCTGTGCGTGTGATCCACCCCGGTGCAACAGTATTGCTGTCTCACCAATGATGTGAAAGTGCTTGACTGTCAGAGGCGGCACCTAACCTGATCCCATGCCCGGGATCATGTACGTACAGGGGGACGCGACGGCGCCCCACGGCAAGGGCGTCAAGCTGATCGTCCATGTCTGCAACGACCTCGGCGGCTGGGGCAAGGGATTCGTCCTGGCGCTCTCACGCCGCTGGCCCGAACCCGAAGCGGCCTACCGCCGGTGGCACCGGGAGCGCGCGGGCAACGACTTCGGCCTCGGCGCGGTGCAGTTCGTACAGGTGGGCCCGTACGTCTGGGTGGCGAACATGGTGGGCCAGCGCGGGATGCGCACGGGCAGCAAGGGGGTCCCGGTGCGTTACGAGGCGATCGACACGGCGCTGGGCGCGGCGGCCGACCGGGCCCACGAGCTGGGGGCCTCGGTCCACATGCCGCGGATCGGCTGCGGCCTGGCGGG of Streptomyces sp. NBC_01363 contains these proteins:
- a CDS encoding 3-hydroxyacyl-CoA dehydrogenase NAD-binding domain-containing protein, with translation MTESTTIRWEQDETGVVTLVLDDPAQSANTMNQAFKDSIAAIADRAEAEKDSIRGIIYTSAKKTFFAGGDLKDMIKVGPGNAQQAFDTGTAIKNSLRRIETLGKPVVAAINGAALGGGYEIALASHHRVALDTPGSRIGLPEVTLGLLPAGGGVTRTVRLMGIADALLKVLLQGTQYTPQRALENGLVHEVAATREEMLEKARAFIDANPESQQPWDVKGYRIPGGTPSNPKFAANLPAFPSNLKKQLAGAPMPAPRNILAAAVEGSQVDFETALTIEARYFTELVTGQVAKNMIQAFFFDLQAVNSGASRPKGIEERQVDKVAVLGAGMMGAGIAYSCARAGIEVVLKDVSTEAAAKGKAYSEKLLDKALSRGRTTEAKRDELLARITPTGDPADLAGCDAVIEAVFEDTALKHKVFQEIQDIIEPDALLCSNTSTLPITVLAEGVSRPADFIGLHFFSPVDKMPLVEIIKGEQTGDEALARAFDLVRRIKKTPIVVNDSRGFFTSRVIGQFINEGVAMVGEGVEPASIEQAAAQSGYPAKVLSLMDELTLTLPRKIRNETRRAVEEAGGTWAGHPSDAVIDRMVDEFGRPGRSGGAGFYEYDENGRRTRLWPGLREHFAKPDTDIPFIDMKERMLFSEALDSVRCLEENVLVSVADANIGSIMGIGFPPWTGGVLQYINGYEGGLPGFVARARELAERYGDRFLPPALLVEKAGKGETFHD
- a CDS encoding endonuclease V — translated: MTSLPMPADEAEARAVQDTLRARVVLDEPGPPPGTGRVTGVDVAYDDERDVVVAAAVVLDAATLDVVAETTAVGRVTFPYIPGLLAFREIPTVLAALETLPVDPGLVICDGYGRAHPRRFGLASHLGVLTGLPVIGVAKNPFTFSYEQPGPHRGDRSPLLDGEEEVGRALRTQEGVKPVFVSVGHRTGLDNACAHTLLLARDFRQPETTRRADSLCRQALREATA
- a CDS encoding YciI family protein; translation: MFVLELTYTAPVERVDALLKDHVAWLDTQYAAGVFIASGRKNPRDGGVILAVGDDRALIEKIIAEDPFTAQGVCAYRITEFIATKTADELAPYRQQLPG
- a CDS encoding oxidoreductase — protein: MRVKGKTRRLMSWGLCAAALTAALATPAAAAAPWDRHRPGEQPAWTLTDTGTDARFRGLAAVSRRTAWVAGSGGTVLRTSDGGRHWHDVSPPGAAGEALEFRDIEAFDARRAVALAIGEGEASRVFRTEDGGATWTESFRNTDARAFYDCLTFFDSRHGLAMSDPVDGKYRILSTADGGRSWRVLPTGGMPQAQTGEAGFAASGQCLVSSGPRDVWLATGGAATARVLHSADRGLTWTAAGSTIPAGDPARGVFGLAFRDRHHGIAVGGDYRAGEPSPDAAAVTGDGGRTWRQAAAPPTAYRSGVAWLPHSRSGALAVGPTGTDLTTDGGRTWRTVDTGSYDTVDCTPDGGCWAAGEKGRVAHAGR
- a CDS encoding CaiB/BaiF CoA-transferase family protein; the encoded protein is MATTEHGSHGPLTGVRVVELAGIGPGPFAAMLLADLGADVVRVDRPGGAGLGIDPAYDLTNRNKRSVLVDLKAENGAAAVLDLVERADILIEGYRPGVAERLGVGPDVALARNPQLVYGRMTGWGQDGPLAERAGHDIAYIALTGTLSMIGKPGEPPTVPANLVGDYAGGSLYLVVGVLAALQHARTPGGRGQVVDAAIVDGAAHLATMIHGMLAAGGWQDRRGANLLDGGCPFYGTYETADGQYMAVGPLEQRFYDEFGRLLGLGDEAPDRGDITRWEELRTVVADRFRTRTRAEWTEVFEGSDACVAPVLSLREAPHHPHIAARSTFVEHGGLTQPAPAPRFSATPVSVRGGPARPGADNEAVAADWGVPGIAGPE
- a CDS encoding acetyl-CoA C-acetyltransferase, with the translated sequence MSTEAFVYDAIRTPRGRGKANGALHGTKPIDLVVGLIHEIRGRFPGLDPAAIDDIVLGVVSPLGDQGSDIARIAAIAAGLPDTVAGVQENRFCASGLEAVNLAAAKVRSGWEDLVLAGGVESMSRVPMGSDGGAWAMDPMTNFETGFAPQGVGADLIATIEGFSRRDVDEFAALSQERAAEAWKDGRFARSVVPVKDRNGLVVLDHDEHMRPGTTADSLAALKPSFATIGEMGGFDAVALQKYHWVEKIDHVHHAGNSSGIVDGAALVAIGNQEVGERYGLAPRARIISAAVSGSEPTIMLTGPAPATRKALAKAGLTIDDIDLVEINEAFAGVVLRFARDMGLPLDKINVNGGAIALGHPLGATGAMILGTLIDELERRDQRYGLATLCVGGGMGIATVIERL
- a CDS encoding peptidoglycan-binding protein produces the protein MTDNTVAGREEQPGRALAGLLRNWWESSARDGREKPTQQSLAKRLGVDQTTLSRYLNPAHASNAPRRIVEQLHAVLRAPDDELVRACALADAAAGRRPAATASAAPAPAGPADGRGAAPRWWDRSPVKFPALAVASLLLLALGCIAWWVVPTAGQSDAKATANVSDRPSEGRDWPLARKGNVLWKARTVQLLLRANGFDVKVDADYGPATAEAVKKFQSAHGLTPDGKVGKDTWPLLIITVDSRTTKPDAVTAVQYLLHHSGVPTDSTGTYTLATMRSLKEFQESRNLPATGVGDESTWRALLNAQGPDQHK
- a CDS encoding trans-acting enoyl reductase family protein; amino-acid sequence: MNRQNGAQRPYDVVLFGATGFVGSLTAEYLAAHAPSDCRWALAGRDRAKLEHLRERLAAIDPRCADLPLLHADADDEHALRELAESAHVVATTVGPYVWYGEKLVAACAEAGTDYADLTGEAEFVDRMYLEHDARARETGARIVHACGFDSVPHDLGVYFTVQQLPQDVPLTVDGFVRSNAVFSGGTFASALTAMGRGPSMLRAARERRLHEPRLVARRARAPFGTPHFSTETGTWAIPLPTLDPQVVERSARALARYGPDFRYRHFASVRHLPVALGGTAAVGALLGAAQLPASRSWLMDRYEPGKGPDAERRRRSWFTVRFVGAGGGHRVLTEVSGGDPGYDETAKMLAQSALCLALDELPPTSGQVTTAAAMGDALLERLRSAGLRFRVASAR
- a CDS encoding acyl-CoA dehydrogenase family protein; translated protein: MQRQIFTEEHDAFRETVRTFLSKEVLPHYEQWEKDGIVSREAWRAAGRQGLLGLAVPEEYGGGGNTDFRYSAVLAEEFTRAGTPGLALGLHNDIIGPYLTGLGTSEQKRRWLPGFCSGETITAIAMTEPGAGSDLQGIRTTAEDMGDHWLLNGSKTFISNGILADLVVVVAKTTPEGGAKGLSLVVVERGADGFERGRNLDKIGQKSQDTAELFFNDVRVPKKNLLGERDGAFIHLMTNLAQERMGIAVAGIAAAEHLLEITTRYVKEREAFGRPLSKLQHIRFEIAEMATECAVTRTFLDRCIVDHSDGTLDAVHASMAKWWATELQKRVADRCLQLHGGYGYMSEYPVARAFTDGRIQTIYGGTTEIMKEIIGRSLLA
- the mmpA gene encoding morphogenic membrane protein MmpA translates to MNEHRTSTRPGTVYLAQRRVAVGMTLGMVAGAVWAVSMICTLVSWAL